In Saccharothrix syringae, the following are encoded in one genomic region:
- a CDS encoding substrate-binding domain-containing protein encodes MAGRLPALVASAAVGAAALLATGLVPAKVDRTNCTRVVVSSSTEKGDLVKQLADRYNRADRAVGGRCVQVDAYQLTSGRGLTQIKDGWRSPVDGQPRPHVWLPSTSLWVDLLEHQAVSPMVVWGRDKSIARSPLVFAMPRVMAEHLSGQVGEIRWEHLQRLANEGWGAFGKPEWGPFAMGKDSARLSSSGLAATISTYAAGIAKDGRSDYDDEALLDPDVISFVKNIESSVAYYDDDSVVFLGHLYREDRKGRDVPYISGMIMQEQMAFLYNSGAPTGKVADVGHNPEPNDPLVAVQPGEGTVMLDHPFAVLSNADSTVRAAARDFHDFLLEREQQEAFVATGFRRQDGKPQQGIADKVGDRDLKEVKLIKTPPAAAVEKILDGWDVARRRARVLLVLDVSGSMKELADPGSIHSATRLDVVKAAVERGLGLLDNDDEVGLWTFSSAADPAVPPYTEVVPISPVGAVKERLKTAVAALEPNGDTALYDTVRAARQEVLADLDRSKINAVVLLSDGADTSSRQVGKEQLLAESDATQLETSVRIFTIPFGHDADVATLAEIAAVSKAGSYDASNPVDIDQVFTRVFNHFFRNER; translated from the coding sequence GTGGCAGGACGGTTACCGGCGCTCGTGGCGAGCGCCGCGGTCGGTGCGGCGGCGCTGCTGGCGACCGGGCTGGTGCCCGCGAAGGTCGACCGCACCAACTGCACCAGGGTCGTGGTCAGCTCGTCCACCGAGAAGGGCGACCTGGTCAAGCAGCTGGCCGACCGGTACAACCGCGCCGACCGGGCCGTCGGCGGCCGGTGCGTGCAGGTCGACGCCTACCAGCTGACCTCAGGGCGCGGCCTGACCCAGATCAAGGACGGCTGGAGGTCACCGGTGGACGGCCAGCCCCGGCCGCACGTGTGGCTGCCCAGCACGTCGCTGTGGGTCGACCTGCTGGAGCACCAGGCCGTCAGCCCGATGGTGGTGTGGGGCCGCGACAAGTCGATCGCGCGCAGCCCGCTGGTGTTCGCCATGCCGCGGGTGATGGCCGAGCACCTGTCCGGGCAGGTCGGCGAGATCCGGTGGGAGCACCTCCAGCGGCTGGCCAACGAGGGCTGGGGCGCGTTCGGCAAGCCCGAGTGGGGGCCGTTCGCCATGGGCAAGGACAGCGCGCGGCTGTCGTCCTCCGGCCTGGCCGCCACCATCTCCACCTACGCCGCGGGCATCGCCAAGGACGGCCGGTCCGACTACGACGACGAGGCGCTGCTCGACCCGGACGTGATCAGCTTCGTGAAGAACATCGAGTCGTCCGTGGCCTACTACGACGACGACTCCGTGGTGTTCCTGGGCCACCTGTACCGGGAGGACCGGAAGGGGCGCGACGTGCCCTACATCAGCGGCATGATCATGCAGGAGCAGATGGCGTTCCTCTACAACTCGGGCGCGCCCACCGGCAAGGTGGCCGACGTGGGGCACAACCCGGAGCCCAACGACCCGCTGGTGGCCGTGCAGCCCGGCGAGGGCACGGTCATGCTGGACCACCCGTTCGCCGTGCTGTCCAACGCCGACTCGACCGTCCGGGCCGCCGCCCGGGACTTCCACGACTTCCTGCTGGAGCGGGAGCAGCAGGAGGCGTTCGTGGCCACCGGCTTCCGCCGCCAGGACGGCAAACCGCAGCAGGGCATCGCCGACAAGGTCGGCGACCGCGACCTCAAGGAGGTCAAGCTGATCAAGACCCCGCCGGCCGCGGCCGTGGAGAAGATCCTCGACGGCTGGGACGTCGCCCGCAGGCGCGCCCGGGTGCTGCTCGTGCTGGACGTCTCCGGGTCCATGAAGGAACTGGCCGACCCCGGCTCGATCCACTCCGCGACCCGGTTGGACGTGGTGAAGGCGGCCGTGGAGCGCGGCCTGGGGCTGCTGGACAACGACGACGAGGTCGGGCTGTGGACGTTCTCCTCCGCCGCCGACCCCGCCGTGCCGCCCTACACCGAGGTGGTGCCCATCTCGCCGGTGGGCGCGGTCAAGGAGCGGTTGAAGACCGCGGTCGCCGCGCTCGAACCCAACGGTGACACGGCGTTGTACGACACCGTGCGCGCCGCGCGGCAGGAGGTGCTGGCCGACCTGGACCGCTCGAAGATCAACGCGGTGGTGCTGCTCAGCGACGGCGCGGACACCAGCAGTCGCCAGGTCGGCAAGGAGCAGCTGCTGGCCGAGTCCGACGCGACGCAGTTGGAGACGTCCGTGCGCATCTTCACCATCCCGTTCGGCCACGACGCCGACGTGGCCACGCTCGCCGAGATCGCGGCCGTGTCCAAGGCGGGTTCCTACGACGCGAGCAACCCGGTGGACATCGACCAGGTGTTCACCCGCGTGTTCAACCACTTCTTCCGCAATGAGCGCTGA
- a CDS encoding cytochrome P450 → MSFGPIRRADWRALRRLHRRCVRKPVFRTLAGSVVVCDARLARQVLVDGDERLDHVPAFWRPGGVALPPVQCTAWNRWVHRALAAEDEDRAAELAVESLAAARGDLHRACLHAVAEAHGRSLGLDHAELRAVVDEFLDTVFHAMVTGSRRGADDRAFERLCARAAAALADEPVPGLPDLAGAPGPAARPGEAGPPAAPADEPAPGSSDAGPAGPAVRGEMYLRAVTAFVGASAAALTWLVCAHHPTGPIAVRRATDPRDAHPGHVALEALRLWPPAWQHRRPVRHDHRLGTLSVLRGDDVVVPTYALHRHPRHWPDPDDFRPERWENLPDRPDAFLPFAVGPGACVAATSEVRLLGAVAARLADRPLPLTRLGRAPRVTAVLSAPEHVLG, encoded by the coding sequence ATGTCGTTCGGTCCGATCCGCCGAGCCGACTGGCGGGCGCTGCGCCGGCTGCACCGCCGGTGCGTGCGCAAGCCGGTGTTCCGGACGCTGGCGGGCAGCGTCGTGGTCTGCGACGCGCGGCTGGCCAGGCAGGTCCTGGTCGACGGTGACGAGCGGCTCGACCACGTGCCCGCGTTCTGGCGACCCGGCGGCGTGGCGCTGCCACCGGTCCAGTGCACCGCGTGGAACCGGTGGGTCCACCGCGCCCTCGCCGCCGAGGACGAGGATCGCGCGGCCGAGCTCGCGGTCGAGTCGCTGGCCGCCGCTCGCGGCGACCTGCACCGCGCCTGCCTGCACGCGGTGGCCGAGGCGCACGGCCGGTCGTTGGGGCTCGACCACGCCGAGCTGCGCGCTGTTGTCGACGAGTTCCTGGACACCGTGTTCCACGCCATGGTCACCGGCTCCCGGCGCGGCGCGGACGACCGGGCCTTCGAGCGGCTGTGCGCGCGGGCCGCCGCCGCGCTGGCCGACGAGCCCGTGCCCGGTCTGCCCGACCTGGCCGGTGCGCCCGGCCCGGCCGCCCGTCCCGGTGAAGCGGGACCACCGGCCGCGCCGGCCGACGAGCCCGCGCCCGGCTCGTCCGATGCGGGACCCGCGGGACCCGCGGTGCGCGGTGAGATGTACCTGCGTGCTGTCACGGCGTTCGTCGGCGCCTCCGCGGCCGCACTGACCTGGCTGGTCTGCGCCCACCACCCGACCGGCCCGATCGCGGTCCGCCGCGCGACCGACCCGCGGGACGCCCACCCCGGTCACGTCGCCCTCGAAGCCCTGCGCCTGTGGCCACCGGCCTGGCAGCACCGCCGCCCGGTGCGGCACGACCACCGCCTCGGCACGCTGTCGGTGCTGCGGGGCGACGACGTCGTGGTCCCGACCTACGCCCTGCACCGGCACCCGCGCCACTGGCCGGACCCGGACGACTTCCGCCCCGAGCGCTGGGAGAACCTGCCGGACCGCCCCGACGCCTTCCTGCCCTTCGCGGTCGGCCCCGGCGCGTGCGTGGCCGCGACGTCGGAGGTGCGCCTGCTGGGCGCCGTCGCCGCGCGCCTGGCCGACCGGCCGCTCCCCCTGACGCGGCTGGGCAGGGCGCCCCGCGTCACCGCCGTCCTCTCCGCGCCCGAGCACGTGCTCGGCTGA
- a CDS encoding trypsin-like serine protease, producing MGFERERRRWRVRLSDESGRFRGGGTMLDERHLLTCARVVGEAGGPDARVVVDFVGVPEAARGAASVVEGAWVPATEGERGDVALLRLERPEPAAHGAPLRRMPLGDHQAVRVHGFPDGSGGGLWTPAHLAGSAGEWVRLNRVGEAEPIVAGYRGGAVVDEASGCVVGVVVGHCSGDAGLVGWMIPVETVLGHLPLLGRWVQGVPAVDESLAATRADAVDVSLANALFDWVTGVGAGALWPVVTGDRGSAGAAALRLVVALADRERSARLPDPPREVGRPPAGSVVLAVDASGRTADEVRRRVDERLGRAVRFGGTVVVDAVDDAAEPDRLVEEVLVPLARREGIRVVAAFRRESSQVDVVRAKPGAGGPVEDGVPVRLGALGALVAELAAIEEHQVTVVPRFVGLPVLGARATRLRGAVNRLRSAWAAGDTAWVERYVGESEREVARALAEGRRWRAVLDGLVDRYDLLRARFDAYAEKARDHGLVEDLELGGAYGRAWDLLREPPYDLRAAEPAVDDYVEVVRRRIEEKGA from the coding sequence ATGGGGTTCGAGCGCGAGCGGCGACGCTGGCGGGTGCGGTTGTCCGACGAATCCGGGCGGTTCCGCGGCGGCGGCACGATGCTCGACGAACGACACCTGCTCACCTGCGCGCGCGTGGTCGGGGAGGCGGGTGGGCCGGACGCGCGGGTGGTGGTCGACTTCGTCGGCGTGCCCGAGGCGGCCCGGGGTGCCGCGTCGGTCGTCGAGGGCGCGTGGGTGCCGGCGACCGAGGGGGAACGCGGCGACGTCGCCCTGCTGCGCCTGGAGCGGCCCGAACCCGCCGCGCACGGCGCGCCGCTGCGCCGCATGCCGCTGGGCGACCACCAGGCGGTCCGCGTCCACGGCTTCCCGGACGGCTCGGGCGGCGGCCTGTGGACCCCGGCCCACCTCGCCGGCTCGGCCGGCGAGTGGGTTCGGCTGAACCGCGTCGGCGAGGCCGAACCGATCGTGGCGGGTTACCGCGGTGGCGCCGTCGTCGACGAGGCCAGTGGCTGTGTCGTCGGCGTGGTCGTCGGCCACTGCAGCGGCGACGCCGGCCTGGTCGGGTGGATGATCCCGGTCGAGACGGTGCTGGGCCACCTGCCGCTGCTGGGCCGGTGGGTGCAGGGGGTGCCCGCGGTCGACGAGAGCCTGGCCGCCACTCGCGCTGATGCCGTTGACGTGTCGTTGGCGAACGCCCTGTTCGACTGGGTGACGGGTGTGGGCGCCGGCGCGCTGTGGCCTGTGGTCACCGGGGATCGGGGGTCGGCCGGGGCGGCGGCGTTGCGGCTGGTCGTCGCCCTCGCCGACCGCGAGCGCTCCGCCCGCCTGCCGGACCCGCCCCGAGAGGTCGGCCGCCCGCCCGCCGGCAGCGTGGTGCTCGCGGTCGACGCGTCGGGGCGGACCGCCGACGAGGTTCGGCGGCGCGTGGACGAACGGCTCGGGCGTGCGGTCCGCTTCGGCGGCACCGTCGTGGTCGACGCGGTCGACGACGCCGCCGAGCCGGACCGCCTGGTCGAGGAGGTGCTGGTGCCGCTGGCCCGGCGCGAGGGCATCCGGGTGGTGGCGGCGTTCCGGCGCGAGTCGTCGCAGGTCGACGTGGTGCGTGCCAAGCCGGGCGCGGGTGGACCGGTCGAGGACGGCGTCCCGGTGCGGCTGGGGGCGTTGGGCGCCCTGGTGGCCGAACTCGCGGCGATCGAGGAGCACCAGGTGACCGTCGTGCCCCGGTTCGTCGGGCTCCCGGTGCTCGGGGCGCGGGCGACGCGCCTGCGCGGCGCGGTGAACCGGCTGCGGTCGGCGTGGGCGGCGGGCGACACCGCGTGGGTGGAGCGGTACGTGGGTGAGTCGGAGCGGGAGGTCGCCCGCGCGCTGGCCGAGGGCAGGCGGTGGCGGGCCGTGCTCGACGGGCTGGTGGACCGTTACGACCTGCTGCGCGCCCGGTTCGACGCCTACGCGGAGAAGGCCCGCGACCACGGCTTGGTCGAGGACCTTGAGCTGGGCGGGGCGTACGGCCGGGCGTGGGACCTGCTGCGCGAACCGCCGTACGACCTCCGGGCCGCCGAACCCGCGGTCGACGACTACGTGGAGGTGGTGCGCCGCAGGATCGAGGAGAAGGGGGCGTGA
- a CDS encoding MOSC domain-containing protein: MSTAVDVVALHVSPVHAYEGRPGDGPRPDPGPVSRDQVAVRAGLGLVGDRYFNHPAHRLAAVTVFAAEALEHVAGRLGLAGAPDPLVVRRNVVLRGFDVDGLARRAVFSLDSGDGPVRFEVHRPANPCAWMDAVIAPGAFKALRGRGGKRCVPLDDGVLRLGPATLVVR, translated from the coding sequence GTGAGCACGGCCGTCGACGTCGTGGCGCTGCACGTCTCGCCCGTGCACGCCTACGAGGGGCGGCCCGGTGACGGACCGCGACCCGACCCGGGGCCGGTCTCCCGGGACCAGGTCGCGGTCAGGGCGGGGCTCGGCCTGGTGGGTGACCGCTACTTCAACCACCCCGCGCACCGGCTGGCCGCCGTCACGGTCTTCGCCGCCGAGGCGCTGGAGCACGTCGCCGGCCGGCTCGGCCTGGCCGGCGCGCCGGACCCGCTGGTCGTGCGGCGCAACGTCGTGCTGCGCGGGTTCGACGTGGACGGGCTCGCGCGCCGCGCCGTCTTCAGCCTGGACTCCGGCGACGGGCCGGTGCGGTTCGAGGTGCACCGGCCGGCCAACCCGTGCGCGTGGATGGACGCGGTGATCGCCCCCGGCGCGTTCAAGGCGCTGCGCGGGCGCGGCGGCAAGCGGTGCGTGCCCCTCGACGACGGGGTGCTGCGGCTCGGCCCGGCGACCCTGGTCGTCCGCTGA
- the msrA gene encoding peptide-methionine (S)-S-oxide reductase MsrA, whose translation MATVTEKAVLAGGCFWGVQDLFRRHPGVVSTRVGYTGGDVPNATYRNHGTHAEAIEIVFDPTRLSYRQVLEFFFQIHDPTTRNRQGNDIGTSYRSAIFYDGDDQKVVAEETIADVDASGKWPGPVVTEVTPLGDFWEAEPEHQDYLERYPNGYTCHYVRPEWQLGER comes from the coding sequence ATGGCCACTGTGACCGAGAAGGCTGTCCTCGCGGGCGGGTGTTTCTGGGGCGTGCAAGACCTGTTCCGCCGCCACCCGGGCGTCGTGTCCACCCGGGTCGGCTACACGGGCGGCGACGTACCCAACGCCACCTACCGCAACCACGGCACCCACGCCGAGGCCATCGAGATCGTCTTCGACCCGACGCGGCTGAGCTACCGGCAGGTCCTGGAGTTCTTCTTCCAGATCCACGACCCGACGACGCGCAACCGCCAGGGCAACGACATCGGCACCAGCTACCGCTCGGCGATCTTCTACGACGGCGACGACCAGAAGGTCGTGGCCGAGGAGACCATCGCGGACGTGGACGCCTCCGGCAAGTGGCCCGGCCCCGTGGTCACCGAGGTGACCCCGCTCGGCGACTTCTGGGAGGCCGAGCCGGAGCACCAGGACTACCTGGAGCGCTACCCCAACGGCTACACGTGCCACTACGTGCGGCCGGAGTGGCAGCTCGGCGAGCGGTGA
- a CDS encoding lipase family protein: MSVQTFDQATTGYSLRQAYCMAQAAKLAYQSPAEVEAAAREWGFDRVRHHETTFRPPFPLEDTQGYTVAGDRMIITAFRGTEPKKIQDWLSDATTPPWPGPANRGFVHYGFGEALQSIYPQVRDAITEFRDADQTIWFTGHSLGGALASLAAMRLYFEDPGLLADGVYTFGQPRVCDATLAAAHDEAFRDRTHRFVNNNDVVPLMPPEPVFKHVSAVHHIDANGKVRDRTSPVGGLTDRAKGMTADPLAPASDGVRDHLMARYLEALEKNLD, encoded by the coding sequence ATGTCCGTCCAGACGTTCGACCAGGCCACCACCGGCTACAGCCTCCGGCAGGCGTACTGCATGGCCCAGGCCGCCAAGCTCGCCTACCAGTCGCCGGCCGAGGTGGAGGCGGCCGCGCGGGAGTGGGGCTTCGACCGCGTGCGCCACCACGAGACGACATTCCGGCCGCCGTTCCCGCTGGAGGACACCCAGGGCTACACGGTGGCCGGGGACCGCATGATCATCACCGCGTTCCGGGGCACCGAGCCGAAGAAGATCCAGGACTGGCTGTCCGACGCCACCACCCCGCCGTGGCCCGGCCCGGCGAACAGGGGTTTCGTGCACTACGGCTTCGGCGAGGCCCTCCAGTCGATCTACCCGCAGGTGCGCGACGCCATCACCGAGTTCCGCGACGCCGACCAGACGATCTGGTTCACCGGCCACAGCCTCGGCGGCGCGCTCGCCTCGCTGGCCGCCATGCGCCTGTACTTCGAGGACCCGGGGCTGCTCGCCGACGGCGTCTACACCTTCGGCCAGCCGCGCGTGTGCGACGCCACCCTGGCCGCGGCGCACGACGAGGCGTTCCGCGACCGCACGCACCGGTTCGTCAACAACAACGACGTCGTCCCGCTGATGCCGCCCGAGCCGGTGTTCAAGCACGTCTCGGCCGTGCACCACATCGACGCGAACGGCAAGGTCCGCGACCGCACGTCGCCGGTGGGCGGCCTGACCGACCGCGCCAAGGGCATGACCGCCGACCCGCTCGCCCCGGCGAGCGACGGCGTCCGCGACCACCTCATGGCCCGCTACCTGGAGGCGTTGGAGAAGAACCTCGACTGA
- a CDS encoding phosphotransferase, which translates to MREWSEAVQWLLGRLAAAGVRGVPRWHGVDVQGREVLDFLPGVVGTYPVPEQARRDSALTSAARLLRSLHDATAPLPDKTAHPWQTPPVEPVEVICHGDFAPYNCVFQGGETTGVFDFDGAHPGPRCWDLAYAVYRFAPVSTVEAPDVPDVPGQARRVRLFLDAYGRTRDERRDVVDAFGPRLLALVAFMRAAAARGDPNFARHIEEGHADLYLRDVEHFEAHRATWDRVVVG; encoded by the coding sequence GTGCGCGAGTGGAGCGAGGCGGTGCAGTGGCTGCTCGGCCGGCTCGCCGCCGCCGGGGTGCGCGGCGTGCCCCGGTGGCACGGGGTGGACGTGCAGGGCCGCGAGGTGCTGGACTTCCTGCCCGGTGTCGTCGGCACGTACCCGGTGCCCGAGCAGGCCCGCCGCGACAGCGCGCTGACCAGCGCGGCGAGGCTGCTGCGCAGCCTCCACGACGCCACCGCGCCGCTGCCGGACAAGACCGCGCACCCCTGGCAGACGCCGCCCGTCGAGCCCGTCGAGGTGATCTGCCACGGCGACTTCGCGCCCTACAACTGCGTGTTCCAGGGCGGTGAGACGACCGGCGTGTTTGACTTCGACGGTGCCCACCCCGGGCCGAGGTGCTGGGACCTCGCCTACGCGGTGTACCGGTTCGCCCCGGTGTCCACGGTGGAGGCGCCGGACGTGCCGGACGTGCCGGGGCAGGCCCGGCGGGTCAGGCTGTTCCTCGACGCCTACGGCCGCACCCGCGACGAGCGGCGCGACGTGGTCGACGCGTTCGGGCCCCGGCTGCTGGCCCTGGTGGCGTTCATGCGCGCCGCCGCCGCGCGGGGCGACCCGAACTTCGCCCGGCACATCGAGGAGGGCCACGCGGACCTCTACCTGCGCGACGTCGAGCACTTCGAGGCCCACCGGGCGACGTGGGACCGGGTCGTCGTCGGGTAG
- a CDS encoding polyprenol monophosphomannose synthase yields the protein MTNGSRTVPTTVVVPTYNERDNLPVLAGRLLDLGVEGLRLLVVDDDSPDGTGEVADKLAAEHPDRVAVVHREVKDGLGRAYVTGMGRALADGAEVVVQMDADLSHPVEAVPRLLAPLAEGAADFVIGSRYVPGGSLDTSWPWHRRALSRWANVYVNGVLGLGVRDATAGFKAWSAKALRTVDLDSVRSNGYSFQVEMNHRALSRGLRVVEVPITFTERVEGTSKLTLGVQLESALVPWRLRFKR from the coding sequence ATGACGAACGGATCGCGAACCGTCCCGACCACCGTGGTCGTGCCGACGTACAACGAGCGCGACAACCTGCCGGTGCTCGCCGGTCGGCTGCTCGACCTCGGCGTCGAGGGCCTGCGCCTGCTCGTGGTCGACGACGACTCGCCCGACGGCACCGGCGAGGTGGCGGACAAGCTGGCCGCCGAGCACCCGGACCGGGTCGCGGTGGTCCACCGCGAGGTCAAGGACGGCCTCGGCCGCGCCTACGTCACCGGCATGGGCCGGGCCCTGGCGGACGGCGCGGAGGTCGTGGTCCAGATGGACGCCGACCTGTCCCACCCGGTCGAGGCGGTACCCCGGCTGCTGGCGCCGCTGGCCGAGGGCGCGGCGGACTTCGTGATCGGTTCCCGGTACGTGCCCGGCGGCAGCCTGGACACCTCGTGGCCGTGGCACCGGCGCGCGCTGTCGAGGTGGGCGAACGTCTACGTCAACGGGGTGCTGGGGCTGGGCGTGCGGGACGCGACCGCCGGGTTCAAGGCGTGGAGCGCGAAGGCGCTGCGCACCGTGGACCTGGACAGCGTGCGGTCGAACGGCTACTCGTTCCAGGTCGAGATGAACCACCGGGCCCTGTCGCGCGGGCTGCGCGTGGTGGAGGTGCCCATCACGTTCACCGAGCGGGTGGAAGGCACCTCGAAGCTCACGCTGGGCGTGCAGCTGGAGTCCGCGCTGGTGCCCTGGCGCCTGCGGTTCAAGCGCTGA
- a CDS encoding ribonuclease domain-containing protein, with product MHTLPRTTWTRRLAVTISAVASVLGLTVVVTPAADASVYGSCTISRCADARSARTTWSSKGYPSTRGWNSWPNGQCNFAGGQFYNREGQLPGGHSYLEFDVYPRACGAARDAYRIIVDRTAGTAYFSPNHYTDFYRL from the coding sequence GTGCACACCCTGCCCCGCACGACCTGGACCAGGCGCCTGGCCGTCACGATCAGCGCCGTCGCGTCCGTGCTCGGCCTCACCGTCGTGGTCACCCCGGCCGCCGACGCGTCGGTCTACGGCTCGTGCACCATCTCCCGCTGCGCCGACGCGCGTTCGGCCAGGACGACCTGGTCGTCGAAGGGCTACCCGAGCACCCGCGGCTGGAACAGCTGGCCGAACGGCCAGTGCAACTTCGCCGGCGGCCAGTTCTACAACCGCGAGGGCCAGTTGCCCGGCGGGCACTCCTACCTGGAGTTCGACGTCTACCCGCGGGCCTGCGGCGCGGCCCGCGACGCGTACCGGATCATCGTGGACCGCACCGCGGGCACCGCCTACTTCTCGCCCAACCACTACACCGACTTCTACCGGCTCTGA
- a CDS encoding carbamoyltransferase family protein, translated as MTTALGISAFYHDSAAALVDAGGVVAAAQQERFSRRRHDAGFPDLAVRYCLEEAGAKLDDLDAIAYYEDPRLKLRRVVSTFVATAPSAWRAFRDVVPGWLAWKARAGHEVRERLRDLDLGAPPPVRCFRHHESHAASAFLPSPFESAAVLCVDGVGEWATTTIWHGRGSRLEPVAELRFPHSLGMLYSAFTYFCGFKVDSGEYKLMGLAPYGRPTYAPLIRERLVDVKPDGSFRLDTAMFEFLRGRVMTGRAFEELFGGPRREPEGPLTEREFDLAASVQQVTEEIMLGLATAARERTGEANLCLAGGVALNCVANGKIVARELFDEVWVQPAAGDAGGALGAALLAADPPRGHVGTGRDAMRGARLGPGYGTERIRAYLDAHGLPYRELGEDELSAEVARLLADGGVVGWFQGRMEFGPRALGSRSILGDARNAEMQSAMNLKIKFRESFRPFAPIVLAEDVTDYFDLRGSSPYMLVVAPVAEARRLPVPDTADARGLDLLKVRRSTIPAVTHVDHSARVQTVTADADARLHRLLTDFKDRTGCPVLVNTSFNVRGEPIVATPEDAYRCFMRTDIDALAIGDFLLLKEEQPEWREEGDWRREIPLD; from the coding sequence GTGACCACAGCTCTCGGCATCTCCGCCTTCTACCACGACAGCGCGGCGGCGCTGGTCGACGCGGGCGGCGTCGTGGCCGCCGCGCAGCAGGAGCGGTTCAGCAGGCGCAGGCACGACGCCGGGTTCCCGGACCTGGCCGTCCGCTACTGCCTGGAGGAGGCGGGCGCCAAGCTCGACGACCTCGACGCCATCGCCTACTACGAGGACCCGCGGCTGAAGCTGCGCCGGGTGGTGTCCACGTTCGTGGCCACCGCGCCCTCGGCGTGGCGGGCCTTCCGCGACGTCGTGCCGGGCTGGCTGGCGTGGAAGGCGCGGGCCGGGCACGAGGTGCGCGAGCGGTTGCGCGACCTGGACCTGGGCGCGCCGCCGCCGGTGCGGTGCTTCCGGCACCACGAGTCGCACGCCGCGTCCGCGTTCCTGCCCAGCCCGTTCGAGTCGGCGGCCGTGCTGTGCGTGGACGGCGTCGGCGAGTGGGCGACCACGACGATCTGGCACGGCCGCGGCAGTCGCCTGGAACCGGTGGCGGAGCTGAGGTTCCCGCACTCGCTGGGCATGCTGTACTCGGCGTTCACCTACTTCTGCGGCTTCAAGGTCGACTCCGGCGAGTACAAGCTGATGGGCCTGGCCCCCTACGGCAGGCCGACCTACGCGCCGCTGATCCGGGAGCGGCTGGTCGACGTCAAGCCCGACGGGTCGTTCCGGCTGGACACCGCGATGTTCGAGTTCCTGCGCGGTCGGGTGATGACCGGGCGGGCGTTCGAGGAGCTGTTCGGCGGGCCGCGCCGGGAGCCCGAGGGACCGCTCACCGAGCGCGAGTTCGACCTGGCCGCGTCGGTGCAGCAGGTGACCGAGGAGATCATGCTCGGCCTGGCAACGGCCGCGCGGGAGCGCACCGGCGAGGCGAACCTGTGCCTGGCCGGCGGGGTCGCGCTGAACTGCGTGGCCAACGGGAAGATCGTCGCGCGGGAGCTGTTCGACGAGGTGTGGGTGCAGCCCGCGGCGGGCGACGCCGGGGGAGCGCTGGGCGCGGCGCTGCTGGCCGCGGACCCGCCGCGCGGGCACGTCGGCACGGGCCGGGACGCGATGCGCGGCGCCCGGCTGGGCCCCGGCTACGGCACCGAGCGGATCCGCGCCTACCTGGACGCGCACGGCCTGCCGTACCGGGAGCTGGGTGAGGACGAGCTGTCCGCCGAGGTCGCCCGGCTGCTCGCGGACGGCGGCGTGGTCGGCTGGTTCCAGGGGCGCATGGAGTTCGGGCCGCGCGCGCTGGGGTCGCGCTCCATCCTCGGCGACGCCCGCAACGCGGAGATGCAGTCGGCGATGAACCTGAAGATCAAGTTCCGGGAGTCGTTCCGGCCGTTCGCGCCGATCGTGCTCGCCGAGGACGTGACCGACTACTTCGACCTGCGCGGGTCGAGCCCGTACATGCTCGTGGTCGCGCCCGTCGCCGAGGCCAGGCGGCTGCCCGTGCCGGACACCGCCGACGCGCGCGGCCTGGACCTGCTCAAGGTCAGGCGGTCGACGATCCCGGCGGTGACCCACGTCGACCACTCCGCGCGGGTGCAGACCGTCACCGCGGACGCCGACGCCCGCCTGCACCGGCTGCTGACCGACTTCAAGGACCGCACCGGCTGCCCGGTGCTGGTCAACACCTCGTTCAACGTCCGCGGCGAACCCATCGTGGCCACCCCGGAGGACGCCTACCGGTGCTTCATGCGCACCGACATCGACGCTCTCGCCATCGGGGACTTCCTGCTGCTCAAGGAGGAGCAGCCGGAGTGGCGCGAAGAGGGCGACTGGCGTCGCGAGATTCCGCTGGACTGA